In Montipora capricornis isolate CH-2021 chromosome 4, ASM3666992v2, whole genome shotgun sequence, a single genomic region encodes these proteins:
- the LOC138044420 gene encoding uncharacterized protein translates to MIHSCGTIVGQLPENPEYWLKNWSKQIQSQVVFVLDNADSLLESEADRDLFLETLGAMRMLSKQNVAFVITSRKRVQLKSLSWKEVNLSPLPLEEAEKLLISRVSRTGTQIEEFSKVETIVELCGCVPLALSIVGSLLSDYPEERIIEHLEKEPMTILEDDNESFQKAIMNSFDLLKKAEKDALVAVSIFPGSFDRNAVEAVLRETIMPIKTLRSLKNRSLVVVEQAGSHRYQMHSLIRAFAKKIGETENTQVLFPSGKLACAHFMSRLEENTRLYWGKDTCKEAIESFSADRHNFEYFLKVFANGLEAQEIATSCKKFLDSLSQTFEYLEKCISPKDYIQILELLLNGKYFQAESQPVQRVELLCLLGQEMRRLGDKTKYKDLMEEAHRLFSTHEDEFETKVLSRVFYFHSRARFLSEANRFYPEPKKLYDKAQEICEKNLPGHPETAVNLLLAGRNAKRRRENAEATEKFQRAYPLFKKLLGDHFMTAQCLKDFADFVFFVKQSNQWLDKALKYYGKAIRVMEKLGTHEQKESILTLKNYGGCLMEKGNFEEAEKLLLKAELVCERELEKDHTWKVMVKTQLGLLYHEMADKQENEESVREELLSKMEASMKEGLDMCYKLNNGQKSINHLGSKKLIWKVLSLYPKRIPEDSYPREEKKS, encoded by the coding sequence ATGATCCACTCATGTGGTACGATAGTCGGGCAGCTGCCAGAGAATCCCGAATATTGGCTAAAAAACTGGAGCAAACAGATCCAAAGCCAAGTGGTATTTGTCCTCGATAATGCAGATAGTCTTCTAGAGTCGGAGGCAGACCGAGATTTATTCCTAGAGACCCTGGGTGCCATGAGAATGTTATCAAAGCAGAATGTAGCTTTTGTAATTACTTCCAGAAAAAGGGTCCAACTCAAGAGTCTTTCCTGGAAAGAAGTAAATTTAAGCCCTCTACCACTCGAAGAGGCCGAAAAGTTACTTATCTCTCGAGTGAGCCGTACAGGAACACAAattgaagaattttcaaaagtggaAACCATAGTCGAGCTTTGTGGCTGTGTCCCTTTGGCACTCTCGATCGTCGGTTCACTTCTGTCAGACTACCCTGAAGAGAGAATTATTGAACATCTTGAAAAGGAACCCATGACTATCCTGGAAGATGACAATGAATCATTCCAAAAAGCGATTATGAATTCGTTTGATCTTTTGAAAAAGGCTGAGAAAGATGCTTTAGTAGCTGTGTCCATATTTCCCGGATCATTTGATCGCAATGCTGTCGAAGCCGTTTTGAGGGAAACAATTATGCCAATTAAGACTCTACGTTCCTTAAAAAACAGATCTCTCGTTGTCGTTGAACAGGCAGGTTCCCATAGATATCAGATGCATTCTCTCATCCGCGCTTTTGCTAAGAAAATTGGTGAAACTGAAAATACGCAAGTTTTATTCCCCAGCGGAAAATTAGCTTGTGCGCACTTCATGTCCCGTCTGGAAGAAAATACACGTTTGTATTGGGGAAAAGACACATGCAAAGAAGCCATCGAATCTTTCAGTGCAGACAGACACAACTTCGAGTATTTCCTTAAAGTTTTCGCCAATGGTTTGGAGGCCCAAGAGATCGCAACCTCGTGCAAAAAGTTCCTCGATAGCCTTTCTCAAACGTTCGAGTATTTGGAAAAATGCATCTCACCGAAGGATTACATCCAGATCTTGGAATTGCTACTCAATGGCAAGTATTTTCAGGCCGAATCTCAGCCAGTGCAACGTGTGGAACTTTTGTGTCTGCTTGGTCAAGAAATGAGAAGGCTTGGTGACAAAACGAAATACAAAGATCTCATGGAAGAGGCTCATCGCCTCTTTTCAACACACGAGGACGAATTCGAGACGAAGGTCCTTTCTCGCGTGTTCTACTTTCATAGCCGAGCTCGTTTTCTGTCAGAGGCGAACAGGTTTTATCCTGAGCCCAAAAAGTTGTACGATAAAGCACAGGAAATCTGCGAGAAGAATCTTCCTGGCCATCCCGAAACCGCAGTCAACCTCTTACTTGCCGGAAGAAACGCTAAGCGGCGCAGGGAGAACGCCGAAGCAACCGAAAAGTTTCAGCGGGCCTATCCTTTGTTCAAAAAACTTCTTGGAGACCATTTCATGACGGCTCAATGTTTAAAGGACTTTGCagactttgttttctttgtcaaaCAGAGTAACCAATGGCTAGATAAGGCCTTGAAGTACTACGGAAAGGCCATCAGAGTTATGGAAAAGCTAGGAACACACGAACAAAAGGAGAGCATCTTAACCCTAAAAAATTATGGAGGTTGTCTCATGGAAAAAGGCAACTTTGAAGAAGCAGAGAAGCTGCTTTTAAAGGCAGAACTCGTTTGCGAGAGAGAGCTTGAGAAAGATCACACATGGAAAGTTATGGTCAAGACTCAACTGGGTCTCCTCTATCATGAAATGGCTGACaaacaagaaaacgaagaaTCTGTTAGAGAGGAACTATTAAGCAAAATGGAGGCATCGATGAAGGAAGGACTAGATATGTGCTACAAACTCAACAATGGCCAGAAAAGCATCAACCATTTGGGCAGCAAGAAATTGATCTGGAAAGTCTTAAGTTTGTACCCAAAAAGAATTCCAGAAGACTCATACCCTCGCGAAGAGAAGAAGTCCTGA